One genomic segment of Danio rerio strain Tuebingen ecotype United States chromosome 11, GRCz12tu, whole genome shotgun sequence includes these proteins:
- the rabif gene encoding guanine nucleotide exchange factor MSS4, protein MDDSKPTSSPEGPVDPSLVSEDGKNVKAVLCQRCGSKVLCPGMAVFAEKELFLPSMRKKTSIGQSDGTLDGDTLMAHWLVDDMYTFENVGFTKDVGKVKYLICADCEIGPIGWHCLDDKKSFYVALDRVNHE, encoded by the exons ATGGATGACAGTAAACCGACCTCCTCTCCCGAGGGACCCGTAGACCCCTCTCTCGTGTCAGAAGATGGCAAAAATGTCAAAGCTGTTTTGTGCCAGAGATGTGGATCCAAAGTGCTCTGTCCAGGCATGGCAGTCTTTGCAGAAAAAGAG CTGTTTCTCCCTTCGATGAGAAAGAAAACTTCCATTGGTCAGTCAGACGGGACGTTGGATGGGGACACCTTAATGGCTCACTGGCTGGTTGATGACATGTACACATTTGAGAATGTGGGCTTCACAAAAGATGTAGGCAAAGTCAAGTATCTTATTTGTGCAGATTGCGAGATCGGACCTATCGGTTGGCATTGCTTAGATGATAAGAAGAGTTTCTATGTAGCATTGGATAGGGTGAACCATGAATAG
- the rabif gene encoding guanine nucleotide exchange factor MSS4 isoform X1 has protein sequence MNYLKGEFKCLTNMDDSKPTSSPEGPVDPSLVSEDGKNVKAVLCQRCGSKVLCPGMAVFAEKELFLPSMRKKTSIGQSDGTLDGDTLMAHWLVDDMYTFENVGFTKDVGKVKYLICADCEIGPIGWHCLDDKKSFYVALDRVNHE, from the exons ATGAATTACCTTAAGGGAGAATTTAAG TGTCTTACTAACATGGATGACAGTAAACCGACCTCCTCTCCCGAGGGACCCGTAGACCCCTCTCTCGTGTCAGAAGATGGCAAAAATGTCAAAGCTGTTTTGTGCCAGAGATGTGGATCCAAAGTGCTCTGTCCAGGCATGGCAGTCTTTGCAGAAAAAGAG CTGTTTCTCCCTTCGATGAGAAAGAAAACTTCCATTGGTCAGTCAGACGGGACGTTGGATGGGGACACCTTAATGGCTCACTGGCTGGTTGATGACATGTACACATTTGAGAATGTGGGCTTCACAAAAGATGTAGGCAAAGTCAAGTATCTTATTTGTGCAGATTGCGAGATCGGACCTATCGGTTGGCATTGCTTAGATGATAAGAAGAGTTTCTATGTAGCATTGGATAGGGTGAACCATGAATAG